A single region of the Streptomyces sp. NBC_00425 genome encodes:
- a CDS encoding chitosanase, producing the protein MVHLSRPLDGLAPTSRRFFLALAGALAAAPLLDARGAAAAPAARGLDDPAKKEIAMKLVSSAENSSLDWKAQYKYIEDIGDGRGYTAGIIGFCSGTGDMLDLVELYAARKPGNVLAKYLPALRTVNGTDSHAGLDPNYPKDWRKAAQDAAFQQAQNDERDRVYFDPAVRQGRTDGLRALGQFAYYDAIVMHGDGGDSTSFRNIRKRALSKAKPPAQGGDETTYLNAFLDARVWAMKQEEAHSDTSRVDTAQRVFLRKGNLDLEPPLDWKVYGDSYHLG; encoded by the coding sequence GTGGTGCACCTATCGCGGCCTCTCGACGGCCTCGCCCCCACCTCCCGCCGCTTCTTCCTCGCGCTCGCCGGAGCGTTGGCGGCCGCCCCCCTCCTCGACGCCCGAGGCGCGGCGGCGGCCCCCGCGGCCCGGGGCCTCGACGACCCGGCGAAGAAGGAGATCGCCATGAAGCTGGTGTCGAGCGCGGAGAACTCCTCGCTCGACTGGAAGGCCCAGTACAAGTACATCGAGGACATCGGCGACGGCCGCGGCTACACCGCCGGCATCATCGGGTTCTGCTCCGGCACCGGCGACATGCTCGACCTCGTGGAGCTCTACGCCGCCCGCAAACCCGGCAACGTCCTCGCGAAGTACCTGCCGGCCCTGCGCACCGTGAACGGCACCGACTCGCACGCCGGGCTCGACCCGAACTACCCGAAGGACTGGCGCAAGGCCGCACAGGACGCCGCCTTCCAGCAGGCCCAGAACGACGAACGAGACCGGGTCTACTTCGACCCGGCCGTCCGCCAGGGCAGAACGGACGGCCTGCGTGCCCTCGGCCAGTTCGCCTACTACGACGCCATCGTCATGCACGGCGACGGCGGCGATTCCACCAGCTTCCGCAACATCCGCAAGCGTGCGCTGAGCAAGGCGAAGCCGCCGGCCCAGGGCGGCGACGAGACGACGTACCTCAACGCCTTCCTCGACGCCCGTGTCTGGGCCATGAAACAGGAGGAGGCGCACAGCGACACCAGCCGCGTCGACACCGCTCAGCGCGTCTTCCTCCGCAAGGGCAACCTCGACCTCGAGCCGCCCCTGGACTGGAAGGTGTACGGCGACAGCTACCACCTCGGCTGA